In Synechococcus sp. RS9909, one genomic interval encodes:
- a CDS encoding DUF4055 domain-containing protein, with product MSSLASQQTPWQQHPSLLALAGSLQVTADCWALLAAPDGSSRKEHYLPKGEREPETAYRKRLDAARPSGFFRDALRTYAGMLSRGSWISLPASLSSVLTDVDGRGTDLGVFLAAADLLVLRDGAALVLVLPPEHSWPSEGDRQEALRRGDRLSLPRLQLVPRSNCLNWELPVSYGPPGRIIWREPVNRPISTEAPGSEVAVTDQINALLGDADGPDRWHYRSLQLLTAGESITGLQLAHHPVCADPQASSGWRCDEPVVTTYEGIHSLPACWYTSDGSGFGEGDLPHLGLAHQYLNHFRCKSEYEELLSRTALPVGVRKGMVDAMGNSQAGPVVLGPNTCMDLPADASFEFVEIRARSLAEHRAWLQILDDTMRRDALIPSQNRGAARTEMEISLTASQSYALLQAMAIQKASLFSTLLQHWCALTGEPLDPGAGLQVTVSPLTPPIQPQPQVKEWIELFDKGVISREELRHQLALATANAISSPTLDDSPATKAGEGSAAAAALSPLLPPRQEETDAAAAAA from the coding sequence GTGAGCAGTCTCGCCAGCCAGCAGACGCCCTGGCAGCAACACCCCAGCCTGCTGGCCCTGGCGGGGTCGCTGCAGGTCACCGCCGACTGCTGGGCTTTGCTCGCCGCCCCTGACGGCTCCAGCCGCAAGGAGCATTACCTGCCCAAGGGTGAACGGGAGCCTGAGACCGCCTACCGCAAGCGCCTCGATGCGGCTCGCCCGTCGGGCTTCTTCCGCGACGCGCTGCGCACCTACGCCGGCATGCTCAGCCGGGGGAGCTGGATCAGCCTCCCCGCAAGCCTGAGCTCGGTGCTCACTGACGTGGACGGCCGGGGCACGGACCTCGGCGTGTTTCTGGCCGCTGCCGACCTGCTGGTGTTGCGCGATGGCGCTGCCCTGGTCCTTGTGCTGCCCCCTGAGCACAGCTGGCCCAGCGAGGGCGACCGGCAGGAGGCCCTGCGCCGAGGGGATCGCCTATCCCTCCCTCGACTGCAGCTGGTGCCGCGGTCCAACTGCCTGAACTGGGAGCTGCCGGTTTCGTATGGCCCGCCGGGCCGGATCATCTGGCGGGAGCCGGTGAACAGGCCGATCAGCACCGAGGCTCCAGGCAGCGAGGTTGCTGTCACCGACCAGATCAACGCCCTGCTGGGCGATGCCGATGGCCCCGACCGTTGGCACTACCGCAGCCTGCAGTTGCTCACCGCTGGCGAAAGCATTACCGGCTTGCAGCTGGCCCATCACCCGGTCTGCGCTGACCCCCAGGCCAGCAGCGGTTGGCGCTGCGATGAGCCGGTGGTGACGACCTACGAGGGCATCCACAGCCTGCCGGCCTGCTGGTACACCTCCGATGGCTCCGGGTTTGGCGAGGGCGACCTGCCGCACCTGGGCCTGGCGCACCAGTACCTCAACCACTTCCGCTGCAAGAGCGAATACGAGGAACTGCTGAGCCGCACGGCTCTCCCTGTCGGCGTGCGCAAGGGAATGGTCGACGCCATGGGCAACAGCCAGGCCGGCCCCGTGGTGCTGGGCCCCAACACCTGCATGGACCTGCCGGCCGATGCGTCCTTTGAGTTCGTGGAGATCCGGGCACGGTCGCTTGCGGAGCACCGGGCCTGGCTGCAGATCCTCGATGACACCATGCGCCGCGATGCGCTGATCCCATCCCAGAACCGCGGGGCGGCCCGCACCGAGATGGAGATCAGCCTCACGGCCTCTCAGAGCTATGCGCTGCTGCAGGCGATGGCGATTCAGAAGGCATCGCTGTTCTCGACCCTGCTGCAGCACTGGTGTGCGCTGACCGGTGAACCCCTCGATCCGGGTGCTGGCTTGCAGGTGACGGTGAGCCCGCTCACCCCACCGATCCAGCCCCAGCCCCAGGTCAAGGAATGGATCGAGCTGTTCGACAAGGGGGTGATCAGCCGGGAGGAGTTGCGACACCAGTTGGCGCTGGCGACGGCCAATGCGATCAGCAGCCCGACGCTGGATGACAGCCCGGCGACCAAGGCTGGGGAGGGAAGCGCAGCAGCGGCAGCGTTATCGCCACTGCTGCCTCCAAGGCAAGAGGAGACAGACGCCGCAGCTGCAGCCGCATGA
- a CDS encoding integron integrase yields the protein MTEQSRPPGLIQRYREELQARHYARRTVATYEQWLRRFLRFHGMRHPREMGSAEVNAFLTHLAVEGKVSASTQNQALSALLFLYRELLERDLELEGVVRARTRRRLPVVLSEAEVRAVRLHLEGVPALVVGLLYGSGLRLMEALRLRVKDLDFERRELTVRDGKGGKDRMTLLPQSLVPELRQHLLVVRQLHRADLNAGWGKVLMPYALARKYPHADREWGWQWVFPQQRRWRDSVSGQQGRHHIDPALVQKAVKQAVAEAAVTKAASCHTFRHSFATHLLERGQDIRTIQELLGHQDVCTTMIYTHVLNRGPLGVNSPADFV from the coding sequence ATGACAGAGCAATCGCGGCCACCGGGCCTGATCCAGCGCTACCGGGAGGAGCTGCAGGCCCGCCACTACGCGCGTCGCACGGTGGCCACGTATGAGCAGTGGCTGCGGCGGTTTCTGCGGTTTCATGGCATGCGCCATCCGCGGGAGATGGGCAGCGCGGAGGTGAATGCTTTTCTCACGCACCTGGCAGTGGAGGGGAAGGTGAGCGCCTCGACGCAGAACCAGGCGCTTTCGGCGCTGCTGTTTCTGTACCGGGAACTGCTGGAGCGGGACCTGGAGCTGGAGGGAGTGGTGCGGGCGCGCACCAGGAGGCGGCTGCCGGTGGTGCTGAGCGAGGCGGAGGTGAGGGCGGTGCGGCTGCATCTGGAGGGAGTGCCGGCACTGGTGGTGGGGTTGCTCTACGGCAGTGGTCTGCGGTTGATGGAGGCCCTGCGGCTGCGGGTGAAGGATCTGGATTTCGAACGGCGGGAGCTCACGGTCCGCGATGGCAAGGGCGGCAAGGACCGCATGACCTTGCTGCCCCAGAGCCTGGTTCCTGAGCTGAGGCAGCACCTGCTGGTGGTGCGGCAGCTGCACCGGGCCGACCTGAATGCAGGCTGGGGGAAGGTCCTGATGCCCTATGCATTGGCGAGGAAGTATCCCCATGCCGATCGTGAGTGGGGATGGCAGTGGGTGTTCCCTCAGCAGAGGCGCTGGCGCGATTCCGTGAGCGGTCAGCAGGGGCGGCACCACATCGATCCTGCCCTGGTGCAGAAGGCGGTGAAGCAGGCTGTGGCGGAAGCGGCGGTGACCAAGGCGGCCAGCTGCCATACCTTCCGCCATTCCTTTGCCACCCATCTGCTGGAGCGCGGCCAGGACATTCGCACGATCCAGGAGCTGCTCGGCCACCAGGACGTGTGCACAACGATGATCTACACCCACGTGCTCAACCGCGGGCCACTTGGGGTCAACAGCCCTGCGGACTTTGTGTAG
- a CDS encoding LysM peptidoglycan-binding domain-containing protein, with the protein MTLTPAPGTPSGALPPSVLQPYANARLLLFIHQLPGRFDSPRLGRMVCEAFLKRGRIVSVSSGNLGIDSGDFTYTGYLCRSALLDPSPSDPWDWLNAEMTWSQVGYRPPLADGRFCEAPAAGAIWLGSLAQLQSPGLLPPISRGQLAGLTVTEFAGPFGAGGIGSLAQPLLGERLELVLKPNRIAVVQDDDTLLSLAERYGTTVDTLRALNNDISAITEISTAEGDTLNGLAQLHGTSVSWLRDQPENAWLLRPEGHTVTEGETLTFIAQLYGTTRTTLRKLNPAYSDFREWPGDAPLPLGEVLNLFAIRPSTALPVGEALVVPLYRPSTPLPAGSWLFLPRRRAAASAAPALDL; encoded by the coding sequence ATGACGCTCACCCCTGCCCCGGGGACACCGTCTGGGGCGTTGCCTCCTTCAGTGCTGCAGCCCTACGCCAACGCCCGCCTGCTGCTGTTCATCCACCAACTGCCTGGCCGTTTTGATTCACCACGCCTCGGACGAATGGTCTGCGAGGCCTTTCTCAAGCGTGGCCGCATAGTGAGCGTGAGCAGCGGCAATCTGGGCATCGATAGCGGTGACTTCACATACACGGGCTATCTCTGCCGCTCCGCCCTGCTGGATCCATCACCCAGCGATCCCTGGGACTGGCTGAACGCTGAGATGACATGGAGTCAGGTGGGCTACCGGCCGCCCCTGGCCGATGGCCGTTTCTGCGAGGCGCCGGCCGCTGGTGCCATCTGGCTCGGGTCGCTGGCGCAGCTTCAATCCCCTGGTCTGCTGCCACCAATCAGCCGAGGCCAACTGGCCGGCCTCACCGTCACCGAGTTCGCCGGACCCTTTGGCGCCGGTGGCATTGGTTCGCTGGCCCAACCACTGCTCGGTGAGCGGCTGGAGCTGGTGCTCAAACCCAACCGCATCGCCGTGGTGCAGGACGATGACACGCTGCTGTCGCTCGCCGAGCGCTACGGCACCACCGTCGACACCCTGCGCGCGCTCAACAACGACATCAGCGCTATCACCGAGATCAGCACCGCCGAGGGCGACACGCTCAACGGCCTGGCCCAGCTGCACGGCACCAGCGTGAGCTGGCTGCGAGACCAACCGGAGAATGCCTGGCTGCTCAGGCCTGAGGGCCACACAGTCACCGAGGGCGAAACGCTCACCTTCATTGCCCAGCTGTACGGCACCACCCGCACCACCCTGCGCAAGCTCAACCCTGCCTACAGCGACTTCCGCGAGTGGCCCGGTGATGCACCGCTACCGCTGGGGGAGGTGTTGAACCTGTTCGCGATCAGGCCCTCCACAGCTTTGCCGGTTGGAGAAGCCCTGGTGGTGCCGCTGTATCGGCCTTCCACACCCCTACCGGCCGGCAGCTGGTTGTTCCTGCCCAGGCGACGAGCGGCGGCCAGTGCTGCTCCGGCGCTCGATCTGTAA